NNNNNNNNNNNNNNNNNNNNNNNNNNNNNNNNNNNNNNNNNNNNNNNNNNNNNNNNNNNNNNNNNNNNNNNNNNNNNNNNNNNNNNNNNNNNNNNNNNNNNNNNNNNNNNNNNNNNNNNNNNNNNNNNNNNNNNNNNNNNNNNNNNNNNNNNNNNNNNNNNNNNNNNNNNNNNNNNNNNNNNNNNNNNNNNNNNNNNNNNNNNNNNNNNNNNNNNNNNNNNNNNNNNNNNNNNNNNNNNNNNNNNNNNNNNNNNNNNNNNNNNNNNNNNNNNNNNNNNNNNNNNNNNNNNNNNNNNNNNNNNNNNNNNNNNNNNNNNNNNNNNNNNNNNNNNNNNNNNNNNNNNNNNNNNNNNNNNNNNNNNNNNNNNNNNNNNNNNNNNNNNNNNNNNNNNNNNNNNNNNNNNNNNNNNNNNNNNNNNNNNNNNNNNNNNNNNNNNNNNNNNNNNNNNNNNNNNNNNNNNNNNNNNNNNNNNNNNNNNNNNNNNNNNNNNNNNNNNNNNNNNNNNNNNNNNNNNNNNNNNNNNNNNNNNNNNNNNNNNNNNNNNNNNNNNNNNNNNNNNNNNNNNNNNNNNNNNNNNNNNNNNNNNNNNNNNNNNNNNNNNNTTATAGTGTAGGTTAAACTATTCCTTTATGTCTCAAGATGTTAAAATCATGTTTATGACACTAAATTCGTTTGTAAATTTCagtactttttacattttgtttatatCATTGTATTTTAAGACAGTTTAATATGTTATATCATATCACTTTCCATGCATATCCTTTTACCAAGTTATACAAGAATCTatgtaatttcttttcatttacttattgttTTAACATTTGTAACTGCTAATGAATacactttctttcttaaaaggctTCCACATAGAATCAGGAAGACAGAAACATAATAGACAATAAAACTCAATCAccataatatctaataaaaaatttttaattgtttttttcagGAAAATCTGAAATAGTCTTTAATAGTTATTTAAGACTCTGAAGCCATTGTGAATATCTGTATATTATTAGCAGCTTAGTTTAAAAGCTGTATTACTGTACCAATATTGTCAGAGAAACTGGTCTTAAGACTTAGGTGGCTAGATGGGATTTCTCTGCAGTTTGGAGTATAACCCACCACTGAGTGATAACATTAAAGTGGTTACACAGGGTTGTACATGTCTTCTCAGTGTATTTAAGTGAGATGATGTTTTACTCCTATTGATCTAAGAAACACTCTGTAAGTAAAAACCAAGCTATGTTCTTTTGAAATACCTGTTGGTATATGATGTGCCATAAATTAAGTTAtattcttctgtctctcttcataaTATCCAGATCTTCCACTGTATTCTGCTGCATGGGATGGACTTTCTGATTCCCTCAAAAAAGGTTCCAAATGCAACATCAAGTAAATCAGAGTACTGGGGTCTTATTTGTCTTTGTGGGATTCTCAGAGTGCCTTTATTCTTACAGGTGCCTTTATTCTTGatctttttaattatatacacCATCACTCTTTTGGAAAATCTAGGTATGATTTTGGTCATCAGGATCAATGCCAAATTCCATACTCCTATGTACTTTTTCCTCAGCCATTTatcctttgttgattttttttataccaCTGTGATTGCACCAAAGCTGCTAGACCTTCTGATAACAGAGGACAGATCTATGTCCCTCAAAGGATGCATAATCCAGTTTTACTTTGGCTGTGCTTGAGTGTTTACACAAAGCTTCATCTTAACAGTAATGGCCTTATGACCGTTTTGTGGCCATTTGTAACCCTCTGCTCTACACAGTGGCTATATCTCTCTATATGGCTCTGTGCTCTCCTAGTAACTGGAACTTACCTATGGGGTGGGCTCTGTGCCACCACactaacatattttcttttggcACTATCTTACTGTAGATCTGCCATCATTAACCACTTTTGCTGTAAGTACTCTGCTATAATTTCTGCAGCCTGTTCTGACACTTCTTTCAGCCAGATAGCATGCTTGTTAATTTGTATGTTCAATGAGATTTGTAGCCTCCTTATCATCATTGTCTCCTATGTTGTCATATTCACCACTGTCATCAAGATTCCCACTAAAGAAGCACTACAAAAAGCCTTGTCCACCTGTGCCCCTCACCTGACTGCCATCTCTTTCTGCCATGGGGTTATTCTTCTTCTATACTGTGTGCTCAAATCAAAGAGCTCACTGCTTCTTGATAAGATAGTCACTGTGTTTTACAGCATGGTCATCCCTATGCTTAATCCTCTTATTTACAGCCTAAGAAATAAGGATGTAAAAGAGACTGTGAGGAAGTTATTCCACATTAAAGTTCTTTCTCAGTCattatagatatacacacatactacccctaaagtactttttcttaatttttttatgcaTTGAATtcctaatattaaaataatgaaataaaaagttttagAACTTGTGggaataatgtgtgtgtgtgtttgtatgtgtaataGTTATATTTTTCACTATGAATAACTTTATAGAGAATGGAAATTATATTATCTTAGAATGAAGAGGGTTAATCATTGTTCTCTATTGACctccaaatttattttatttagattttgtattttgcttttattcttactctctttttttctttttctttttttttttattttttggtgttttgaaatagggtttctctgtgtagccctggctgtcctggaaatactctgtagaccaagttggctttgaaGTGAGAAATCTGCCTTCcgctgtctcccaagtgctggaattaaaggcatgtgccaccactggcctgctctttttcttattatataattattttcctttctccatcctttaTATTCATCCCTCTTGTGTGCTCATTTGTAATTGTGCATAAGCACCTATACATTCATATCTGAGTGCATGTATATAATaattccctttttccctttctccagcAAACAATAAAAAGGCATATTACTTCCAGTACACTCAACAAACTTCACATGATCACTTTTAGTGCCAATTTTTCTATCTTCCCTCACTAAGAAAGAACTACACTGTGGGAATTGTAATATTAATAACTTTTCTTTCAACCACAGTATCTAACTGCTAGTTCTGTGAGTATAAAAGTTAATATATTGAAAAAtgtaatgtttataaaataataaggcTAGCTAAAATGTTATAGATTTTGGTCAGAACAATATTTATGTTATGTGAAACATCACTTACTTTTATATGGCTTTTAATACATGCCTATCTGCTCTACAGCTCTCTTGCACTGTTTCCTTTTGGAAGTACTGCAATGGCATATGAGTGTGTTCTTCTGATTTATTTCCTCTACACTTACTCTTCACAAACTGCTAAGAAATCTAATTTTGAGGATAGAGCCATTTCCTTCACAGGGTGCACCAAGCATTTCTTCATTGGATGTATgctattaaagaatatttttatctttaattattttattatgtcaCAGTGTGGGTTTATGCACCTAAGTACAGTttttgtggaagtcagagatggtgttggatcccttggaaatgaagttacagtcagttgtcagctgcccagtgtgggtgttAGGGCATGAATCACATCCTCTGTAAGAGTaatatgtgttcttaaccacatcTTTCTAGATTCTGGGTACATATGTCTGCTACTAGGTGAATGCATGTTGGCAGAATTGAACTATGGCTAATTTGTGGTGTTCCTTAATCATCTTTTCAAAAAAGGTGTAGTCTCCTTTGTCAGTGACTATGTCACTCTCTTAAGCTATCATTGCTTCTTGAgtattaatgttttatttgctCACATAATCCTCTCATGTAACTATATTCACAAAAAAACTACTGTAAGCTTGTTGGGACTCTTATATCTTGTTCTGAATAAGGCATGAGATAgaagaatgttttatttctcttgaaattttgaataaaatgcattgcctgatttttttctctacctgtctgtttttattttaatcaccaTCCTCATGATTTCAATGGTAGTATGGTGCACCACAGTGCACATGTCTGTCACCTAATTGTCTCTGATATTTTCATAATACCAGTCttttttcatcttgtttttcttctgaatttcCAAGGCTTGTAGAAGGTAtcctctgtctttttttattagatattttctttttaacagatCACAAATGGACTACAATCAAAGAACCAAGGATGCGATAAAGATAAATAATCAATGACAATTGGTGTTGTAGCATATTATTTCAGgacttttatttggtttttatagTAACTGTGGTATTGCTCCATATTAAGTCAGCTCATTTATGTATAATGATACATTAATTAACATATCACTATTACATTATTTTACACAAGAGAAATTACAAGGACTAAAATCACAGAGGATTTAATGGGAACCAACAAATTAGATATTTGAATATAATGATATGAGTATCAGTAGATTCTTCCAATTCTCAATCCAGATCAGTACTCGTTGCAATTTATATCTCATGAAGTACAGTTACCTTGAGATAGCTTTAGTGCTCAGTACTAAACCATCACTTATTTAAGCACTTTGTATACCTGTAAAACAGCCTTTACTGAAGTTCACTAGAGAGACTTCACTGATTAAGACTGTTAGTGATGGTTCTGTatagatacaaacatacatatttagaaGGTGGTTTCATGATAAGCATCATGATTAAATCTTCCTATAGATAGAATACCATACACTGCCATGGTTTGGATTTACATTATCAGGTATGGATTTCTTCCTATAAAGTGGGTCCCAAAACTAATTCTAGAGGGGTGAATTACCTCAAATATGGTTATTTGTatacttctgtttttttctacATATCAAAGAAGTCAATTACAGTGTCAGAATTATAATTTACTCTATATCTACTGTCTACTCTTAAAATTTGGGGGTTTCAGAATATAAGGGCTTATTTGACAAGTACAACTAATTTTTACTGTGATTTTGCCACCCAAAACATTATTTCTTGttcaaaatatgattttatttacatgtatatattatttggCAGAGGATTTAGTTAAATGCATTATCATATCTGATTTACAGGGTCCCAGATATTAAATAGGTGATATACAGCTATATATAAAGTACATGATTTTTTTGGTACATTgatgtttactttaaaaaacttAGTAAAGTAAGTTTTAGTTGCATAGTTTATTATAAATCATTACTAACAACAAATTACAGTATTTCTTTGGAACTAAGAAGCAAGAATTCAGGAGAATAAAGGCTAGGATTTGCAATTCATAGCAGAATGAATATTGCATTACATTAAATTTTACCAAGATTTTTATATACCAAAAGATATGAATCATGATTGAAGTGATAGtagcaaaaatataataatttagtTAAGACAATTaagtaggctgggcagtggtggcacacacctttaatcccagcacttgggaggcagaggcagctggatttctgagttcaaggctagcctggtctatagagtgatttCTAGAATAGCCAGGTTtttagagagaaaccctgtctcaaataaaggaTGATTAAGTAGCCTATCAATTAAAAAGAGGTTTTTCAATCAATCCTATGTATACATATCTCTATTTTTCCAAGCattgagaaaagagaaatttttGTCATCATTAATGTCTGCTCACTTAAAAATTGTGCATGTTAAATTTCAAGTATGAAATCTTTATTTAAACCAAAAAGTTATtactactttatttattattttatagttgtTATCTCAACCTCAAATTAAATAGATTTTGAATAATCAGCTAACTTGGAGTTAAATCACTGTTATTGTTGGTTGGTTCATTTTAGTTtgtcaataattttaaatatcttagaAATTCTgcacaaatatttctaaatatgaagGAGTAAGAAAACCACATGAATATGGCAACACATGGCATTATAAACTTTTGGTCATTAACTTCCGGACTGACTCCTTGacatctttgtttctgagactATAGATCAGGGGGTTTAACATAGGGATGAAGACTGTATAGAACACTGAAGCCACCTTGACCATGAGCCAAGAGCTCTTTGTGTTAGGTACACAgtagagaaataaaattgttcCATGGAAAATAATAATGGCAGTCAGGTGGGAGGCACATGTAGAGAAGGCTTTACTACGGCCTCCTATGGAAGGCATCTTCATGACAGTGGTGAAGATGAAAACATAGGAAGTAAGAATAATAATTAGGCTGCTTATTTCATtaaatgaagcagagacaaaaataatCTCCTGGCTTATGTAAGGGTCACTGCAGGATACAGCCACAATAGCAGCATGTTCACACACAAAGTTATTAATGACATTAATTCCTTGAAAGGATAATCTCAGCAAAAAGTAAGTCAGTGTCATGGAACAGATTAAACCCCAAGAGTAGGATGCACTCACTAAAATGGAACACAGCTTTGGTGACATAGCAACAGTGTAGAGCAGAGGGTTACACACTGCAACAAATCTGTCATAGGCCATCACTGCCAACATGTACGTTTCGGTCACCACAAATGTACATGCAAAGAAGAACTGCATAATGCAGCCTGAGAAAGAGATGGTTCTGTCTTCTATGATCAAGTTTTCTAAGAGTTTGGGTGTTACAACAGTAGAGTAACAGAAATCCACAAAGGAAAGGTGACTaaggaaaaagtacatggggGTATTGCGGAGCTTTGTATTGATCCTGATGATGCCAATCATGCCCAGATTTCCCAGCACAGTGATTGTGTATATGGTCAGAAACACGAGGAACAGGGGCACCTGCAAATCCGGGTATTCAGAGAAGCCCAAGAGAATGAAGATCACTGAATAAGTCTGGTTTTCTCTGTCCCTgagttaaaatagaaaaacagaaagagagaagcaatcAAACAAGATAGGCAGACAAAAAGTGCTTGGAGGTTTAAGGGTTACTCATAAAAAGCTATATATTGACATTTTTCCAGTAGTTACAATAATTTAAATTCAAAGCACAAACTGACATggtataataaatgtttttatcaTTTGTAGTTTACTCTTATGTACTTTACAATAAAACAGTTTACAAGATTGAAGGTGAATCACACAGGTATTCAATAAAATTGTATCATAAAATTATAGAATGTAGTATTGTCCACAGGTATATTGTAAACTTGTGgtatatctaaaatataatttacttATCCAAAACTGCAGTCACAGGGATTCCTCATATCATCTAATTTCCTAATTATTCAAAGCAATTTTATCAAAAACTGAAATGAATTAATTCTGTATGTGCTATGTACTTCCAAATTGTCTCAACTGCTATCTTCTACTATCTAATTATATTTTCCTTAGAGGTACAATAAAACTATTTACCAACCCTAACTCAGTATAAAATTACactattagaaaaaataaaattaacactaTTGAACTTAAGAATGACATGTCTGTGTGCTAAGATTAAAAGCCCTACAGTTTTCACAATATTGTGATTATATTCTTTGAGGTAATATTAGACTTGTGTCcttgatataaaaatattaacatataagtaaaaattttcttcaactattattttagattttagtgATCCTATGTACTGGACTTACTATATCCTGAATGCACTTACACCTTTAATACAAGATATATTaaatttgtattaaatatatttgtatattaaattgtctaattataattttataattagacATTTAAAAACTTGACCCAAAACTTTGTTCTTTCTCATATCCTATTCTAGTAA
The nucleotide sequence above comes from Mastomys coucha isolate ucsf_1 unplaced genomic scaffold, UCSF_Mcou_1 pScaffold15, whole genome shotgun sequence. Encoded proteins:
- the LOC116091711 gene encoding olfactory receptor 5D13-like encodes the protein MNTSKLCALRDRENQTYSVIFILLGFSEYPDLQVPLFLVFLTIYTITVLGNLGMIGIIRINTKLRNTPMYFFLSHLSFVDFCYSTVVTPKLLENLIIEDRTISFSGCIMQFFFACTFVVTETYMLAVMAYDRFVAVCNPLLYTVAMSPKLCSILVSASYSWGLICSMTLTYFLLRLSFQGINVINNFVCEHAAIVAVSCSDPYISQEIIFVSASFNEISSLIIILTSYVFIFTTVMKMPSIGGRSKAFSTCASHLTAIIIFHGTILFLYCVPNTKSSWLMVKVASVFYTVFIPMLNPLIYSLRNKDVKESVRKLMTKSL